A section of the Myxococcus virescens genome encodes:
- a CDS encoding cell wall anchor protein has translation MPPFRSLWIAAALLMAACGTTELAQPDDVQDATTAQGLSTLSVRGTTSASGLAITALSIPTPVGTAAGDVLVMQLSNREAVAAVATPPAGWTLLRSEQSASAIKSWLFLRVASAAEPSSHTFTLDLASSMAATLVAVSGADPIQPIDVHVGQKNGNSASLALPVATTSSANGLAVWFSAQVWGGAACPAVHTPPTGFTEQLDTCLISSSRGVLHSAATSELGAAGAQPAFTGSSTLPNTNITHAVVLRPVQPPATGEITLVGTTHASGKTVTSLTLSTPTGVAAGNVLLAHLANRNQIGAELTPPAGWTLVRTDMSTWSIRGWVFVRVATASEPASHTFQSSIASYLVGNLVAYAGVDPANPIDTHAGKSNSGSTAFTTPQLSTSTAGGAAVWFGAQAWTGAACPTPAIEPPVGFAETYDTCLVSSSQGLVFNAAFMPLAGAGLQGPFNGSSTFAETNVAQVVALRRAAVAPSSGVALRGSSHHSGLSIASLSIPKPSGTEANDALIARVTVRNNISATVTPPAGWTFLRSEQSAWAIRTWIFYRVAGASEPASYAFELDATTHMAGSVEAFSGVDPVQPIDVHAGQKNGDSASFTVPDVVTGSAGGLAVWYGSQVWPDATCPATGIEPPLGFTEAFDACLGHTNGLLFNAAYRSLTAPGLQTGLSGSSAFVQTNTAHVIVLRAANAPACMVGDTYASTFTLQGTVTAPEIVEPSGLAASRVVGNALYVHNEDTTAIVAIDTLNASTIGTFNVTNVTPADWEDLATGPCPSGSCIFIGDIGKWSANFPPGGSPTSFTIYRVPEPDLANGQTSGGLVAEAFPFVYPDGAKDAESLMVHPTTGDIYVVTKNGGTGQSGVYKFPQPLTPGVQATLIHVHTIQLPLNGDANFSAATAAAIHPCADRFLLRTYRTVYEFRATPGLGFESAVFATPVTLTDTTEGQGEAIEYEANGASYFTMSESPSPFKLKRVPLQ, from the coding sequence ATGCCCCCATTCCGAAGTCTGTGGATCGCGGCCGCCCTGCTGATGGCCGCCTGTGGAACGACTGAGCTCGCGCAGCCCGACGACGTACAGGATGCGACGACGGCCCAGGGCCTATCCACGCTCTCCGTGCGAGGAACCACCAGCGCGAGCGGCCTGGCCATCACCGCCCTCTCCATCCCCACCCCCGTCGGTACGGCCGCCGGAGATGTGCTGGTGATGCAGCTGAGCAATCGCGAGGCCGTCGCCGCCGTCGCCACCCCACCCGCTGGCTGGACGCTGCTGCGCTCCGAGCAGAGCGCCTCGGCCATCAAGTCCTGGCTCTTCCTCCGCGTGGCCAGCGCGGCCGAGCCGAGCAGTCACACCTTCACCCTCGACCTCGCCAGCTCCATGGCGGCCACCCTGGTCGCGGTGTCGGGCGCGGATCCGATCCAGCCAATCGACGTGCACGTGGGCCAGAAGAATGGCAACAGCGCGAGCCTCGCGCTGCCCGTCGCCACCACGTCGTCCGCGAACGGCCTCGCAGTGTGGTTCTCGGCCCAGGTCTGGGGAGGCGCCGCGTGCCCCGCGGTCCACACCCCTCCGACGGGCTTCACCGAGCAGCTCGACACCTGCCTCATCTCGTCGTCGCGCGGCGTGCTGCACAGCGCCGCCACCTCGGAGCTCGGGGCCGCAGGTGCCCAGCCCGCCTTCACCGGCAGCTCCACGCTCCCCAACACCAACATCACGCACGCGGTGGTGCTGCGTCCCGTCCAGCCGCCGGCCACCGGGGAGATCACCCTCGTCGGCACCACGCACGCGAGCGGCAAGACGGTCACCAGCCTGACCCTCTCGACCCCTACTGGCGTCGCCGCCGGTAACGTGCTGCTGGCGCACCTTGCGAACCGGAACCAGATCGGCGCCGAGCTCACCCCGCCTGCAGGTTGGACGCTGGTGCGCACCGACATGAGCACCTGGAGCATCCGCGGCTGGGTCTTCGTCCGCGTCGCCACCGCCAGCGAGCCCGCGAGCCACACTTTCCAGAGCTCCATCGCGAGCTACCTCGTCGGCAACCTCGTGGCGTATGCCGGCGTCGATCCGGCCAACCCGATCGACACGCACGCCGGCAAGAGCAACAGCGGCTCGACGGCCTTCACGACGCCGCAGCTGAGCACCTCGACCGCGGGCGGGGCTGCCGTCTGGTTCGGCGCGCAGGCGTGGACCGGCGCCGCGTGTCCGACCCCGGCGATCGAGCCCCCCGTGGGCTTCGCCGAGACCTACGACACCTGCCTGGTGTCCTCGTCCCAGGGCCTCGTCTTCAACGCCGCCTTCATGCCCCTCGCCGGTGCCGGCCTCCAGGGACCGTTCAACGGGAGCTCGACGTTCGCCGAGACCAACGTCGCGCAGGTCGTCGCCCTTCGCCGCGCCGCGGTCGCGCCGTCCTCGGGGGTCGCGTTGCGTGGGAGCTCGCACCACAGCGGCCTGTCGATCGCTTCACTGTCGATCCCCAAGCCATCGGGGACCGAGGCCAACGACGCGCTCATCGCGCGGGTGACCGTGCGCAACAACATCTCCGCGACCGTCACGCCGCCCGCCGGCTGGACGTTCCTGCGCTCTGAGCAGAGCGCCTGGGCCATCCGCACCTGGATCTTCTACCGCGTCGCGGGCGCCTCCGAGCCTGCGAGCTACGCGTTCGAACTGGACGCGACCACCCACATGGCGGGGAGCGTGGAGGCCTTCAGCGGCGTCGATCCGGTCCAGCCCATCGACGTGCACGCAGGCCAGAAGAACGGCGACTCCGCGTCGTTCACCGTGCCCGACGTGGTGACCGGCAGCGCGGGTGGCCTCGCCGTCTGGTACGGCTCACAGGTCTGGCCGGACGCCACCTGCCCTGCCACCGGCATCGAGCCGCCGCTCGGCTTCACCGAGGCCTTCGACGCGTGCCTGGGTCACACCAACGGGCTGCTCTTCAATGCGGCCTACCGGTCGCTCACCGCGCCGGGCCTCCAGACGGGCCTCTCCGGCAGCTCCGCGTTCGTGCAGACCAACACCGCGCACGTGATCGTCCTGCGCGCCGCCAACGCCCCCGCCTGCATGGTCGGCGACACGTACGCGAGCACCTTCACGCTCCAGGGCACCGTGACCGCGCCGGAAATCGTGGAGCCCTCGGGCCTGGCCGCGAGCCGCGTGGTCGGCAACGCGCTCTACGTGCACAACGAGGACACCACCGCGATCGTCGCGATCGACACGCTCAACGCGAGCACGATCGGCACGTTCAACGTGACCAACGTGACGCCGGCCGACTGGGAGGACCTCGCAACCGGGCCCTGCCCGAGCGGCTCGTGCATCTTCATTGGTGACATCGGGAAGTGGAGCGCCAACTTCCCTCCGGGTGGCAGCCCCACGTCGTTCACGATCTACCGCGTGCCCGAGCCGGATCTCGCCAACGGCCAGACCTCGGGGGGGCTCGTCGCCGAGGCCTTCCCGTTCGTCTATCCGGACGGCGCGAAGGACGCGGAGTCGCTGATGGTGCACCCCACCACCGGGGACATCTACGTCGTCACCAAGAACGGGGGCACGGGGCAGAGCGGCGTGTACAAGTTCCCCCAGCCGCTGACGCCGGGCGTGCAGGCCACGCTGATTCACGTCCACACGATCCAGCTGCCGCTGAACGGAGACGCCAACTTCTCGGCCGCGACCGCGGCGGCGATCCACCCATGCGCGGATCGCTTCCTCCTTCGCACCTACCGCACTGTCTACGAGTTCCGTGCGACGCCGGGACTTGGCTTCGAGTCGGCCGTCTTCGCGACGCCCGTCACGCTGACCGACACCACCGAGGGCCAGGGTGAGGCGATCGAGTACGAGGCCAACGGCGCGAGCTACTTCACGATGAGCGAGAGCCCCTCGCCCTTCAAGCTCAAGCGCGTGCCCCTGCAATAG
- a CDS encoding class I SAM-dependent methyltransferase, which yields MTLFRAHATPRRLARLLLCLVTAATGGCRSEGGEEKRPEPSRTPAEAPAAEQPADLHGLGGVEGVQASYDQSRQPARFIAALGITPGQRIADVGAGLGYFTQRLSEAVGPAGQVVATDINDEALKRLRARMSERKNVVVRKVEPDEPGLEPGAYDLILLSEVDHFLSDRVAYLTRLRLALTPNGRIAVTHLRAMRPPLVAAAQQAGYSIVSEYDGLPDHYLLFLQPASSR from the coding sequence ATGACGCTCTTTCGTGCCCATGCAACGCCCCGTCGTCTCGCGCGGCTGCTGCTCTGTCTGGTGACGGCCGCGACAGGCGGATGTCGCTCCGAGGGCGGAGAGGAAAAGCGCCCCGAGCCATCCCGGACGCCGGCGGAGGCCCCCGCGGCGGAGCAGCCCGCCGACCTCCATGGCCTCGGAGGGGTCGAAGGCGTGCAGGCCTCGTATGACCAATCCCGTCAGCCTGCCAGGTTCATCGCCGCGCTGGGAATTACGCCGGGACAGCGGATTGCCGATGTCGGAGCGGGCCTGGGCTACTTCACGCAGCGACTCTCGGAGGCCGTTGGTCCGGCGGGACAGGTGGTCGCGACCGACATCAACGACGAGGCCCTCAAGCGGCTTCGCGCACGGATGTCCGAGCGGAAGAACGTCGTGGTGCGCAAGGTGGAGCCGGACGAGCCAGGCCTCGAACCCGGCGCGTACGACCTCATCCTTCTCTCCGAGGTGGACCACTTCCTCTCGGACCGTGTGGCCTACCTGACCAGGCTGCGTCTCGCCCTCACCCCGAATGGCCGTATCGCGGTGACGCACCTTCGGGCGATGCGCCCGCCGCTCGTCGCCGCCGCCCAGCAGGCGGGCTACTCCATCGTGTCCGAGTACGACGGCCTTCCGGACCACTACCTGCTGTTCCTTCAGCCCGCGTCCAGTCGATGA
- a CDS encoding transposase yields MRCPAHRSKAVSAWLRRPAKDFRVEWLPPYAPDLKPEEGCNGVVKEALLNATPPAISDLMRLARREFRALQHRPDVLRVLFEHAGLHV; encoded by the coding sequence GTGAGGTGTCCGGCGCACCGTTCCAAGGCGGTCAGCGCTTGGCTGCGGCGACCCGCGAAGGACTTCCGCGTCGAATGGCTTCCCCCGTACGCCCCTGACCTCAAACCAGAGGAGGGCTGCAATGGCGTGGTGAAGGAGGCGCTGCTCAACGCAACGCCCCCTGCCATCTCGGACCTCATGCGCTTGGCACGAAGGGAATTCCGTGCCCTACAGCATCGTCCCGATGTCCTCCGCGTCCTCTTCGAGCATGCCGGGCTCCATGTCTAG
- a CDS encoding S9 family peptidase: protein MRILLTALVLLSAPVLAQPKSVPTPKAAPKSDGFIRQLVETRYFNIGRPMGTSFTPDEQTLFFLRNPEGSRALALHAFDVATGQTREHLTAESLLQRARENLTVEPKARQEPARVSSRGLSSYALSEDGEKLLVGLSGKQYIVTRASGKVTELKTGPGAMDVRFSPDATQVAYVRGHDVYRLDLATNTEHPVTKGGTEEKSHGLAEFIATSEMMRFSGYWWSPDGKALAYTESDTSGVEKLAIADALHPENDARRLAFPRAGKANARVRLGIIPITGGKTTWVRWDVEKYPYLATVRWPAKGPLTVLVQNRLQTEELLLAVDPRTGSTRTLLVEKDDAWLTLHQTFPHWLEDGSGFLWYTERNGAGEVELRDASGKFVRSLVPPGAGFYDMVGYVEKDGTVYFTGGPTSDERYVWRLSPGGKPTRVTSESPALELARMSKRAGLLAITSEGPRRMRHTTVMKADGTRVGELPSVAKEPPFQPRVEVRYVGKERYPTSLVRPRDAKPGVKLPVIVDIYAGPGIPMVYQSMQQHLTNQWLADEGFIVVKLDGRGVSPTADAKLRKPKYDWPRLLLDEQVAALRALAAEVPEMDLSRVGITGASNGGYMSALAVLTRPDVFKAAVAVSSVTDWRDYDSHLTERFFGLPDEHPQAYEQASLLTHVKADQPMGKLLFIHGTADDNVLFFHALKLSDALFRAGQPHEFLPLSGMSHMVFDPVLAERMWEETARYFKRHL from the coding sequence ATGCGAATCCTCCTCACCGCTCTGGTCCTGCTGAGCGCTCCAGTCCTCGCCCAGCCCAAGTCCGTGCCCACTCCGAAGGCGGCGCCGAAGTCGGACGGCTTCATCCGCCAGCTCGTGGAGACGCGCTACTTCAACATCGGCCGTCCCATGGGCACGAGCTTCACCCCGGACGAGCAGACGCTCTTCTTCCTGCGCAATCCGGAGGGCTCACGCGCCCTCGCGCTCCACGCGTTCGACGTGGCCACGGGACAGACGCGCGAGCACCTCACCGCGGAGAGCCTTCTGCAGCGTGCCCGGGAGAACCTCACCGTCGAGCCGAAGGCGCGCCAGGAGCCCGCGCGTGTGTCCTCGCGGGGCCTGAGTTCCTATGCCCTGTCCGAGGACGGCGAGAAGTTGCTCGTGGGCTTGTCCGGCAAGCAGTACATCGTCACGCGCGCGTCCGGGAAGGTGACGGAGCTGAAGACGGGCCCCGGCGCCATGGACGTGCGCTTCTCTCCCGATGCCACCCAGGTGGCCTATGTGCGGGGGCATGACGTGTATCGCCTGGACCTGGCCACGAACACCGAGCACCCAGTGACGAAGGGCGGCACGGAGGAGAAGAGCCACGGGCTGGCGGAGTTCATCGCCACGAGCGAGATGATGCGCTTCTCCGGCTACTGGTGGAGCCCGGACGGAAAGGCCCTGGCCTACACGGAGTCCGACACGAGCGGCGTGGAGAAGCTCGCCATCGCGGACGCGCTCCACCCGGAGAACGATGCGCGGCGGCTCGCCTTCCCGCGCGCCGGCAAGGCCAACGCCCGGGTGCGCCTGGGTATCATCCCCATCACAGGCGGCAAGACGACGTGGGTGCGCTGGGACGTGGAGAAGTATCCCTACCTCGCCACGGTGCGCTGGCCGGCGAAGGGCCCTCTGACGGTGCTGGTGCAGAACCGGCTCCAGACGGAGGAACTCCTGCTCGCGGTGGACCCGAGGACGGGGAGCACGCGCACGCTGCTCGTGGAGAAGGACGACGCCTGGCTCACGCTGCACCAGACGTTCCCCCACTGGCTGGAGGATGGAAGCGGCTTCCTCTGGTACACAGAGCGCAACGGCGCTGGCGAAGTGGAGCTGCGCGACGCCTCGGGCAAGTTCGTGCGCTCGCTCGTGCCGCCCGGCGCGGGCTTCTATGACATGGTGGGCTACGTGGAGAAGGACGGCACCGTCTACTTCACCGGCGGCCCAACCTCCGACGAGCGCTACGTGTGGCGCCTGAGCCCGGGCGGGAAGCCCACCCGCGTCACCTCGGAGAGCCCGGCCCTGGAGCTGGCCCGGATGTCCAAGCGGGCCGGCTTGCTGGCCATCACGTCCGAGGGCCCCCGGCGCATGCGTCACACCACTGTGATGAAGGCGGACGGCACTCGCGTGGGCGAGCTGCCTTCGGTGGCGAAGGAGCCGCCGTTCCAGCCGCGAGTGGAGGTGCGGTACGTGGGCAAGGAGCGCTACCCCACGTCGCTGGTGCGTCCTCGCGACGCGAAGCCCGGCGTGAAGCTGCCCGTCATCGTGGACATCTACGCGGGGCCCGGCATCCCCATGGTGTACCAGAGCATGCAGCAGCACCTCACCAACCAGTGGCTCGCGGACGAGGGCTTCATCGTGGTGAAACTGGACGGGCGAGGAGTTTCGCCCACCGCCGACGCGAAGCTGCGCAAGCCGAAGTACGACTGGCCCCGGCTGCTGCTGGACGAGCAGGTGGCCGCGCTGCGCGCGCTCGCGGCCGAGGTGCCGGAAATGGACCTGAGCCGCGTGGGCATCACTGGCGCGAGCAACGGCGGCTACATGTCCGCGCTGGCCGTGCTCACCCGCCCGGACGTCTTCAAGGCCGCGGTGGCCGTGTCCTCAGTGACGGACTGGCGCGACTACGACTCACACCTGACGGAGCGCTTCTTCGGCCTACCCGACGAGCACCCCCAGGCCTACGAGCAGGCCTCGCTCCTCACTCACGTGAAGGCCGACCAGCCCATGGGAAAGCTCCTGTTCATCCATGGCACTGCGGACGACAACGTCCTCTTCTTCCACGCCCTCAAGCTTTCGGACGCGCTGTTTCGGGCGGGCCAGCCCCACGAGTTCCTGCCCCTCAGCGGCATGTCGCACATGGTGTTCGACCCGGTGCTGGCCGAGCGCATGTGGGAGGAGACCGCGCGCTACTTCAAGCGGCACCTCTAA
- a CDS encoding winged helix-turn-helix domain-containing protein, with product MARLIEQRWGVRYHPRSLSRPLHRLGFSAHRPRPQARERDDALIEAWVRRDWPRIKKGLEEAGGRLPSWMRRVTRFGPAWAPPGRRWDKSESSSV from the coding sequence ATCGCACGTCTCATCGAGCAACGCTGGGGCGTGCGGTACCACCCGCGCTCCTTGTCGAGGCCACTGCATCGGCTGGGGTTCTCCGCGCACCGCCCTCGTCCCCAGGCTCGCGAGCGGGATGATGCGCTCATCGAAGCCTGGGTAAGAAGAGACTGGCCTCGCATCAAAAAGGGGCTCGAAGAAGCAGGAGGACGATTGCCTTCTTGGATGAGGCGGGTCACACGTTTCGGGCCCGCCTGGGCACCACCTGGGCGCCGGTGGGACAAGTCCGAGTCCTCAAGCGTCTGA